The Candidatus Edwardsbacteria bacterium genome has a segment encoding these proteins:
- the groES gene encoding co-chaperone GroES, giving the protein MSTVTKIKPLGDRVLVKPAEAKETKKGGIIIPDTAKEKPMEGEVVAVGPGKISDSGTRMEMDIKKGDKVLYGKYSGTEVKIDDVEYLIMSSDDVMAIIHEK; this is encoded by the coding sequence ATGTCAACGGTTACCAAAATCAAGCCATTAGGCGACAGGGTGTTGGTTAAGCCGGCAGAGGCCAAGGAGACCAAAAAGGGAGGGATCATCATTCCCGACACCGCCAAGGAAAAGCCCATGGAGGGCGAAGTGGTGGCGGTGGGCCCGGGCAAGATATCCGATTCCGGAACCAGGATGGAGATGGACATCAAGAAGGGCGACAAGGTCCTTTACGGCAAGTACTCCGGCACCGAGGTCAAGATCGACGACGTGGAATACCTGATCATGTCGTCCGACGACGTCATGGCCATCATCCACGAAAAGTAA
- a CDS encoding tetratricopeptide repeat protein: MRKYIPAIHWLSSGGNRPGYYAFEVHLRKAEVLELTGRWAEAESIYGRSLEQARSAGDSDRLARSQSKLGKVLHNRGESGRARELLGAARDHYQSTGDSRSLSEVLNKMGNSHSQQGNYGLALECFERSLELATGCRDRAGMSIAMNNLGNIHGDMGDSRKSLEYYQRACQADEQAGDRLSASIDRGNMGWVYLSLGDHRRALECWEHLTRWAEYFGDKHSLSIALGNMSAVQVMLGQHHLAMDGIRARLKIAGELGDKKGLSLSYSHLAGIHSINREYARAIEAYGRAIGLAREVGLKYYLTMYLQEAGEAHFELGEYQEAGELCRESLEISRAINRQDTIFKCRLLQAKLAAVKDRAEGVRLIRELLAGSEQPDQQAVINYELFKLTQDGQCRKAAMELYARLYAKTPDIDYKKKMEELERSN, translated from the coding sequence ATGCGTAAATATATTCCCGCCATACATTGGCTCAGTTCCGGCGGGAACCGCCCCGGATACTATGCCTTTGAGGTCCACCTGAGGAAGGCAGAGGTGCTGGAGCTGACCGGCCGCTGGGCCGAGGCGGAGTCGATCTACGGCCGGAGCCTGGAGCAGGCCCGTTCCGCCGGGGATTCCGATCGCCTGGCCCGAAGCCAGAGCAAATTGGGCAAGGTGCTGCACAACCGGGGCGAATCGGGCCGGGCCAGGGAGCTGCTGGGCGCGGCCCGCGATCATTACCAGTCGACCGGGGATTCCCGGAGCCTGTCCGAGGTCCTCAACAAGATGGGCAACAGCCACAGCCAGCAGGGAAATTACGGATTGGCCCTGGAATGCTTTGAAAGATCCCTGGAGCTGGCGACCGGTTGCCGGGACCGGGCCGGGATGTCCATCGCCATGAACAACCTGGGAAATATCCACGGCGATATGGGCGACAGCCGCAAATCCCTGGAGTATTACCAAAGAGCCTGCCAAGCCGACGAGCAGGCCGGCGACCGGCTGAGCGCCAGCATAGACAGGGGCAATATGGGGTGGGTGTACCTGTCCCTGGGGGACCACCGCCGGGCCCTGGAATGCTGGGAGCACCTGACCAGATGGGCGGAATATTTCGGAGACAAGCATTCGCTGAGCATCGCCCTGGGCAACATGTCGGCGGTCCAGGTGATGCTGGGGCAGCATCACCTGGCAATGGATGGCATCAGAGCCCGGCTTAAAATAGCCGGGGAGCTGGGCGACAAAAAAGGCCTGAGCCTCAGCTACAGCCACCTGGCCGGCATTCACTCCATCAACCGGGAATATGCCCGGGCCATTGAGGCTTATGGCCGGGCCATCGGCCTGGCCCGGGAGGTCGGACTGAAATATTATCTGACCATGTACCTGCAGGAGGCCGGCGAGGCGCATTTCGAACTGGGAGAATACCAGGAGGCCGGGGAGCTGTGCCGGGAATCGCTGGAGATATCCCGGGCGATAAACAGGCAGGATACCATTTTCAAATGCCGCCTGCTCCAGGCCAAGCTGGCCGCAGTCAAGGACCGGGCGGAGGGCGTCCGGCTTATCCGGGAGCTTTTGGCCGGGTCCGAACAGCCGGATCAGCAGGCGGTCATTAATTATGAGCTGTTCAAATTGACCCAGGACGGCCAATGCCGGAAGGCGGCCATGGAATTATATGCCCGGCTTTACGCAAAGACTCCGGATATCGACTATAAGAAGAAGATGGAGGAGTTGGAACGATCAAATTAA
- a CDS encoding TIGR03960 family B12-binding radical SAM protein, with translation MKNSSHIEGILPQISKPGRYTDNELNAVHKDWDQAEVRLALAFPDLYEIGMSGLGLAILYTIVNKLPYALAERSYSADIDLEAKLREQNIPLWAWESKRPLKDFDILGITLQTELGYTNVLNMLDLAQIPIKSADRQEGHPIVIGGGSCCANPEPMAQFFDCLVIGDGEEVIVEILGQVREAKQKNENRKSIIVRLARISGVYVPALHSSNDIIKKRTIPSLKLEDAPHPPIVPLVEVTHDRLTVEITRGCTRGCRFCQAGMIYRPVRSRSQEDIVKLAKEGIAASGWDDISLLSLSTNDYPDFPGLLNKLNGCFASQRVSISVPSLRLDSFSREMALALKKIKKSGLTFAPEAGSQRLRDVINKGLSDDDLLNVIKMARENGWKLVKLYFMIGLPTETYEDLDAMIALCRKAAGFGISIKVAVSPFVPKPQTPFQWEAQDDLQVIRDKIGHLNKGLKSARVQFKWHDPESSALEGILSRGDRKLSAAIEAAWRQGCKFDQWSEHFSWPKWQEALAGSGTDIHAYTGARDPKQPPAWAHIDYGVGQKFLLAERERAYQSSVTPDCRTGECAGCGIGCRGDGQSKDVKAQEVQTVQEVKKNAEDDGFGRARKMLPQAAPLAKTRFRLKYSKGSEIRFISHLDISRVWLRAISRARLPIAYSQGFSPHPKVSFGPPLPLGITSRGEYMDIQLDRPAASEAIGSLQAHLPRGMEISAVKPIMSNARSISELAEAADYMVKWQGDAAAIRSKLEGRPVWPVKIMKKSLLIEADIKKQVMDVIMAEGGFIVRLKMNVSGAKIGQIVNALTGQDIEKGRADIERIDLYSVAKQNVRSIADG, from the coding sequence ATGAAGAATTCAAGCCACATAGAGGGCATACTGCCCCAGATAAGCAAGCCGGGGCGGTATACCGACAACGAACTCAATGCCGTTCACAAGGATTGGGACCAGGCCGAGGTGCGCCTGGCGCTGGCCTTTCCCGACCTGTACGAGATCGGCATGTCCGGATTGGGGCTGGCTATTTTGTACACCATCGTCAACAAGCTGCCCTATGCCTTGGCCGAGCGTTCCTATTCGGCCGATATCGACCTGGAGGCCAAACTCCGGGAGCAGAACATTCCCCTGTGGGCCTGGGAGAGCAAGCGTCCGCTCAAAGATTTCGACATTTTGGGCATCACCCTGCAGACCGAGCTGGGCTATACCAACGTCCTCAATATGCTCGACCTGGCCCAGATACCGATCAAATCGGCCGACCGGCAGGAGGGCCACCCCATCGTCATCGGCGGCGGCTCCTGCTGCGCCAATCCGGAACCCATGGCCCAGTTCTTCGACTGTCTGGTCATCGGCGACGGGGAGGAGGTCATAGTTGAGATATTGGGGCAGGTCAGAGAAGCCAAGCAAAAAAACGAGAATCGAAAATCGATAATCGTGAGACTGGCCAGGATATCGGGGGTATATGTTCCGGCCCTTCATTCGTCCAACGACATAATAAAAAAACGCACCATCCCAAGCCTGAAGCTGGAGGATGCCCCGCATCCACCCATAGTCCCGCTGGTGGAGGTGACCCACGACCGCCTGACCGTGGAGATCACCCGGGGCTGCACCCGGGGCTGCCGCTTCTGCCAGGCCGGGATGATCTACCGCCCGGTGCGCTCCCGCTCCCAGGAGGACATTGTCAAGCTGGCCAAGGAGGGCATTGCCGCCAGCGGCTGGGACGACATCTCCCTGCTGTCGCTGTCCACCAACGATTATCCCGATTTTCCGGGGTTGCTCAACAAGCTCAACGGCTGTTTTGCCAGCCAGCGGGTCTCCATCTCGGTGCCGTCATTGCGGCTGGATTCCTTCAGCCGGGAGATGGCCTTGGCCCTGAAAAAGATCAAGAAATCCGGGCTGACCTTCGCTCCGGAGGCCGGCAGCCAGCGTCTGCGGGATGTCATCAACAAGGGGCTGTCGGACGATGATCTCTTGAATGTCATCAAGATGGCCAGGGAAAACGGCTGGAAGCTGGTCAAGCTGTATTTCATGATCGGCCTGCCCACCGAGACCTATGAAGACCTGGACGCCATGATCGCCCTGTGCCGGAAGGCGGCCGGATTCGGCATCAGCATCAAGGTGGCGGTCTCGCCGTTCGTGCCCAAGCCGCAGACCCCGTTCCAGTGGGAGGCCCAGGACGATCTGCAGGTCATCAGGGACAAGATCGGCCATCTGAACAAAGGGCTCAAAAGCGCCCGGGTGCAATTCAAGTGGCACGATCCCGAATCGTCGGCCCTGGAGGGCATATTGTCGCGGGGCGACCGGAAATTGTCAGCTGCCATAGAAGCCGCCTGGCGCCAGGGCTGCAAGTTCGACCAGTGGAGCGAGCATTTCTCCTGGCCCAAGTGGCAGGAGGCCCTGGCCGGGTCGGGCACCGATATTCATGCTTATACCGGAGCCAGGGATCCAAAACAGCCGCCGGCCTGGGCCCATATCGATTACGGGGTCGGTCAAAAATTCCTGCTGGCCGAAAGGGAGCGGGCCTATCAAAGTTCCGTCACCCCGGATTGCCGGACAGGGGAATGTGCGGGTTGCGGGATAGGGTGCCGGGGTGATGGGCAGAGCAAGGATGTAAAGGCACAAGAGGTTCAAACAGTTCAAGAAGTTAAAAAAAATGCAGAGGATGACGGGTTCGGGCGGGCGCGAAAGATGCTGCCCCAGGCCGCCCCGCTGGCCAAGACCCGCTTCCGCTTGAAATACAGCAAGGGGTCGGAGATAAGATTCATCTCGCACCTGGACATAAGCCGGGTCTGGCTGAGGGCCATCAGCCGGGCAAGGTTGCCCATCGCCTATTCCCAGGGTTTTTCCCCCCATCCCAAGGTCTCCTTCGGGCCGCCGCTGCCGCTGGGCATCACCAGCCGGGGGGAGTATATGGACATCCAGCTGGACCGCCCGGCGGCCTCCGAGGCCATCGGCTCCCTGCAGGCGCATCTGCCCCGGGGGATGGAGATATCGGCCGTCAAGCCCATCATGAGCAACGCCCGGTCCATCTCCGAGCTGGCCGAAGCGGCCGATTATATGGTCAAATGGCAGGGCGATGCCGCGGCCATAAGGTCGAAACTTGAAGGCCGGCCTGTCTGGCCGGTCAAAATAATGAAAAAAAGCCTGCTGATCGAAGCCGATATCAAAAAACAGGTGATGGATGTCATTATGGCGGAAGGAGGCTTTATCGTCCGGCTAAAAATGAACGTCAGCGGGGCCAAGATCGGGCAGATAGTCAATGCCCTCACCGGCCAGGACATTGAAAAGGGGCGGGCGGATATTGAGAGGATCGATCTGTATTCCGTTGCAAAACAAAATGTTAGATCTATAGCTGACGGCTGA